From a single Alloactinosynnema sp. L-07 genomic region:
- a CDS encoding ABC transporter substrate-binding protein has product MVHNNGTGAARPLSRRFFLTATGIGALTAGLAACGGTSTSGSSPSSPAPTSGGGGGFPLTMEGAEGKTVLTARPQRVVTVGFMRDLDEAVSLGVNPVATTPASNFDSGIPPWVEAKLGGAKIEQLEFEDKLPFEKIVALTPDLILATDSYTLADDFANLTALAPTLSYEKDVAEDTWQTRATRVGKALGKSDEAEKAVKAVTAKIEEAKTKNQAALAGKTFTFSLLNGEGAIATVILPTDASAQLLAHLGLKLSDKVTKLPQAGPAGRAVVATENTDLLDADIVMFSFRNAEERAKVEGDRLFQNLPAVKRGAYVALEVETALSMAFPSTLSIPYALDKIVPLLVQAAGKA; this is encoded by the coding sequence ATGGTGCACAACAACGGGACTGGCGCCGCGCGCCCGCTGTCCCGCAGGTTCTTCCTGACCGCGACCGGCATCGGCGCGCTCACCGCGGGATTGGCCGCCTGCGGGGGGACGTCGACGTCGGGCTCGTCGCCGAGCAGCCCGGCCCCGACGTCGGGTGGCGGCGGAGGATTTCCGCTGACCATGGAGGGCGCCGAGGGCAAGACGGTGCTCACAGCGCGTCCGCAGCGCGTGGTCACGGTTGGCTTCATGCGGGACCTGGACGAGGCCGTCTCGCTCGGGGTGAACCCGGTCGCGACCACCCCGGCCTCCAACTTCGACTCCGGCATCCCGCCGTGGGTCGAGGCCAAGCTCGGTGGGGCCAAGATCGAGCAGCTCGAGTTCGAGGACAAGCTGCCGTTCGAGAAGATCGTCGCGCTGACGCCCGACCTGATCCTCGCCACCGACAGCTACACCCTCGCCGACGACTTCGCGAACCTGACCGCGCTGGCGCCCACGCTCTCCTACGAGAAGGACGTCGCCGAGGACACCTGGCAGACCCGCGCGACCCGCGTCGGCAAGGCCCTGGGCAAGTCCGACGAGGCCGAGAAGGCCGTCAAGGCCGTCACCGCCAAGATCGAGGAGGCGAAGACCAAGAACCAGGCCGCGCTGGCGGGCAAGACGTTCACCTTCAGCCTGCTCAACGGCGAGGGCGCGATCGCGACGGTCATCCTGCCCACCGACGCCTCCGCGCAGTTGCTTGCCCACCTCGGCTTGAAGCTGTCGGACAAGGTCACCAAGCTCCCGCAGGCGGGCCCGGCGGGCCGCGCCGTCGTCGCGACCGAGAACACCGATCTTCTCGACGCCGACATCGTGATGTTCTCCTTCCGCAACGCCGAGGAGCGAGCCAAGGTCGAAGGCGACCGCCTGTTCCAGAACCTTCCCGCGGTCAAGCGGGGCGCGTATGTGGCGCTCGAGGTCGAGACGGCGCTGTCGATGGCGTTCCCGTCGACGCTGAGCATCCCCTACGCCCTCGACAAGATCGTGCCCCTGCTCGTCCAGGCAGCGGGCAAGGCATGA
- a CDS encoding TauD/TfdA family dioxygenase: MSTTTLATLIEGEGPVVDRLARDRAAIRERLHHDGAVLLRGFDIGGPEGLADAVRAVSGEPLTYTEPSSPRSRIKGNVYTSTEYPAQAEIPLHNEMSYQAVWPLTLFFHCVEPPLTQGATPLASVRKVYEAIDPSVRAEFERRKWMVVRNYGEDIGLRWRAVFDTDDRAEAERKCLAGGLTVEWTDDDGMRTRAVRDAVHIHPVTGLPVWFNHIVIFHDSSLPEEVREGLLDVYGREGLPNNTYYGDGGVIPDDVVAHLRSCFQAASTRFDYQRDDLVLVDNMSVAHGREPFTGPRKIAVAMGEASDAG; the protein is encoded by the coding sequence ATGAGTACAACCACACTGGCGACACTGATCGAGGGCGAGGGGCCCGTCGTCGATCGGCTGGCCCGCGACCGCGCCGCGATCCGCGAGCGCCTGCACCATGACGGGGCCGTGCTGCTGCGCGGCTTCGACATCGGCGGTCCGGAGGGACTCGCCGACGCGGTGCGCGCGGTGTCGGGCGAGCCGCTGACCTACACCGAGCCGTCGTCGCCGCGCAGCCGGATCAAGGGCAACGTCTACACCTCCACCGAGTACCCGGCGCAGGCGGAGATCCCGCTGCACAACGAGATGTCCTACCAGGCGGTATGGCCGCTGACGCTGTTCTTCCACTGCGTCGAGCCGCCGCTGACCCAGGGCGCCACCCCGCTGGCCTCGGTGCGCAAGGTCTACGAGGCCATCGACCCGTCGGTGCGCGCGGAGTTCGAGCGTCGCAAGTGGATGGTCGTGCGCAACTACGGCGAGGACATCGGCCTGCGCTGGCGCGCGGTATTCGACACAGACGACCGTGCTGAGGCCGAACGCAAGTGCCTCGCGGGAGGCCTCACCGTCGAGTGGACCGACGACGACGGGATGCGCACCCGCGCGGTCCGCGACGCCGTCCACATCCACCCCGTGACCGGCCTGCCGGTGTGGTTCAACCACATCGTGATCTTCCACGACAGCAGCCTGCCGGAGGAGGTGCGGGAGGGTCTGCTCGACGTCTACGGCCGTGAGGGTCTGCCCAACAACACCTACTACGGCGACGGCGGCGTCATTCCCGACGACGTGGTCGCGCACCTGCGGTCCTGCTTCCAGGCGGCGTCGACCCGCTTCGACTACCAGCGCGACGACCTGGTGCTGGTGGACAACATGTCGGTGGCGCACGGCCGGGAGCCGTTCACCGGCCCCCGCAAGATCGCCGTGGCGATGGGCGAGGCGTCCGACGCCGGATGA
- a CDS encoding ABC transporter ATP-binding protein, which produces MTALLPIATAARTRATVWRVLAAHRFLVVAAAVCLLGAAGVSMATAPLLGRVVDLATSGASVVAPVIWLAVVASAQGVLAYAGLRLTSRVGEHVLATLREEFVERAMALPLERIERGGSGDLTSRITEDVAMVSTAIREAFPEFVQSALIIVLTVAGLAALDWRFGAAALLAVPVQAWTSRWYLGRSAPLYARRRAAAGGEQQQLLDSLGGQATVRAFRSGAEHVAKVGRRVDDSIELTVAVTRLQTRFFGRLNVAEFVGLSAVLVAGFTLVRADVATIGTASAAALYFANLFTPINGVLFLLDTLQSATASLARLVGVVESPGEPEPERGDRPVDGSVKAVGLRYAYVPGQDVLHGIDLDLPAGSTVALVGGSGGGKTTLAKLLAGVHKPDDGAVHVGGVALTDLDTDTARTTVALVTQEVHVFAGTLADDLRLVRPDATEPELWAALDAVNAADWARALPDGMDTVVGDGGHDLTVVQAQQLALARLLLLGPLVAILDEATAEAGSSGSRVLETAAARVLRDRTAVVVAHRLTQAATADLVVVVDRGRVVEQGSHAELVRAGGLYAALWAAWSADRD; this is translated from the coding sequence ATGACGGCTCTGCTTCCGATCGCCACGGCCGCTCGCACGCGCGCGACGGTGTGGCGAGTGCTCGCGGCCCATCGGTTCCTCGTCGTCGCCGCGGCGGTCTGCCTGCTGGGTGCGGCGGGCGTGAGCATGGCGACCGCGCCCCTGCTGGGGCGCGTGGTGGACCTGGCGACCTCGGGCGCGTCGGTCGTCGCCCCGGTGATCTGGCTCGCGGTGGTCGCCTCAGCCCAGGGTGTGCTGGCGTACGCGGGTCTGCGCCTGACCTCCAGGGTCGGCGAACACGTGTTGGCGACATTGCGCGAGGAGTTCGTCGAACGGGCGATGGCGCTGCCGCTGGAACGCATCGAGCGGGGCGGGTCGGGTGACCTGACGTCGCGGATCACCGAGGACGTCGCGATGGTCAGCACCGCCATCCGGGAGGCGTTCCCCGAGTTCGTGCAGTCGGCGCTGATCATCGTGTTGACGGTCGCGGGGCTGGCCGCCCTCGACTGGAGGTTCGGGGCGGCGGCGTTGCTCGCCGTGCCCGTCCAGGCCTGGACCTCACGGTGGTACCTGGGCAGGTCGGCGCCGCTCTACGCGCGTCGGCGAGCCGCCGCCGGGGGTGAGCAGCAGCAGTTGCTCGACTCGCTGGGTGGTCAGGCGACGGTACGGGCGTTTCGCTCGGGTGCCGAGCACGTCGCCAAGGTCGGCCGCCGGGTCGACGACAGCATCGAGTTGACGGTGGCGGTCACCAGGTTGCAGACCCGGTTCTTCGGCAGGCTCAACGTCGCCGAGTTCGTGGGCCTGTCCGCGGTGCTGGTGGCGGGGTTCACGCTGGTACGGGCCGATGTGGCCACGATCGGCACCGCGAGTGCCGCTGCGCTGTACTTCGCGAACCTGTTCACGCCGATCAACGGCGTGCTGTTCCTGCTGGACACGCTCCAATCCGCCACGGCGAGTCTCGCCCGGCTGGTCGGCGTGGTCGAGTCGCCGGGCGAACCCGAGCCCGAGCGGGGCGACCGCCCGGTCGACGGTTCGGTGAAAGCCGTGGGCCTGCGCTACGCCTACGTGCCAGGCCAGGATGTCCTGCACGGCATCGACCTCGACCTGCCCGCGGGCAGCACGGTGGCGTTGGTCGGCGGCAGCGGCGGCGGGAAGACGACGCTGGCCAAACTGCTGGCCGGGGTGCACAAGCCCGACGACGGCGCCGTCCACGTCGGCGGCGTGGCGTTGACCGACCTCGACACCGACACCGCGCGCACGACGGTCGCTCTGGTGACACAGGAGGTGCACGTCTTCGCGGGCACCCTCGCCGACGATCTCCGCCTGGTCCGACCGGACGCGACCGAACCTGAGCTGTGGGCGGCGTTGGACGCGGTGAACGCGGCCGACTGGGCCCGCGCGCTGCCCGACGGCATGGACACCGTGGTCGGCGACGGCGGGCACGACCTGACCGTGGTCCAAGCCCAGCAATTGGCGCTGGCCCGGCTGCTGCTGCTCGGTCCGTTGGTGGCGATCCTGGACGAGGCGACAGCGGAGGCGGGAAGCAGTGGTTCGCGGGTGTTGGAGACCGCGGCGGCGCGGGTGTTGCGCGACCGCACGGCGGTCGTGGTGGCACACCGGCTGACGCAGGCGGCCACGGCCGACCTCGTCGTGGTGGTGGACCGTGGGCGCGTCGTGGAGCAGGGCTCGCACGCCGAACTGGTGCGCGCGGGCGGGTTGTACGCGGCGCTGTGGGCCGCGTGGTCCGCGGACAGGGACTGA